One genomic segment of Hordeum vulgare subsp. vulgare chromosome 2H, MorexV3_pseudomolecules_assembly, whole genome shotgun sequence includes these proteins:
- the LOC123426512 gene encoding uncharacterized protein LOC123426512 codes for MPGPVAVDAAPAPASATALVVSLHALAGIRDERTMLLPVTINGERLVTLLDTGSTHNFLPESTMRRLALQPTGGELLRVTVANGDHLRCHGIARDVPVTIGDEHFTITCAGIDLGCFDFILGVDFLRTLSPILWDFDAMAVTFWRLGRRIQWTGVGGASPATPQLQLAATDTGPGHPLLDRLLQQHHDLFDEP; via the coding sequence ATGCCTGGCCCAGTTGCGGTGGACGCCGCCCCGGCGCCCGCGTCGGCGACGGCTCTCGTGGTATCCCTCCACGCACTCGCGGGCATCCGAGACGAGCGGACTATGCTCTTGCCGGTGACGATCAACGGCGAGCGCCTGGTGACCCTCCTGGATACGGGGTCCACACATAACTTCCTGCCCGAGTCGACGATGCGCCGCCTAGCGCTCCAGCCGACGGGCGGGGAGCTACTCCGGGTCACCGTGGCTAACGGTGACCACCTTCGGTGCCATGGGATTGCCCGAGACGTACCTGTCACCATCGGCGACGAGCACTTCACCATCACGTGCGCGGGCATTGACCTGGGCTgcttcgacttcatcctcggcgtcGACTTCTTGCGGACCCTCAGCCCCATTCTCTGGGATTTCGACGCCATGGCGGTGACTTTCTGGCGCTTGGGTCGCCGCATCCAGTGGACGGGCGTGGGTGGCGCCTCTCCAGCGACGCCGCAGCTTCAACTGGCAGCGACTGACACAGGGCCTGGACACCCCCTGTTGGATCGTCTCTTGCAGCAGCACCACGACCTCTTCGACGAGCCTTAG